The following coding sequences are from one Brienomyrus brachyistius isolate T26 chromosome 15, BBRACH_0.4, whole genome shotgun sequence window:
- the LOC125709372 gene encoding receptor-type tyrosine-protein phosphatase C-like isoform X1 encodes MAGLPGFLILLAVIHLGNTNAETNATPATTHPTKQPTDTPPAISTTTSSHASTLTSLPGDVSSVPSQAISTTTSSHASTLTSLPGDVSSVPSQAISTTTSSHASTLTSLPGDVSSVPSQAISTTTSSHASTLASLPGDASSVPSQAMVTTNPLTSTSQSSPTIVKDAAISTTTSSHASTLASLPGDASSVPSQAISKTSSSPASTLPSSPVTNVISKAISTTPSSPTSTLPSSTGNVSSVSSQASSTTSPAHTLTSSSAGGNATEGRKTSVKPSSPSSTSTSDFARSTSTPALTADSSTLVVTSQTIGSTDRPCGNFSVSETQYGIAVKVNNDQSGTVTFEDEDGDKHSTELQNKEISLMPCTKYSNISVTQGSCTLKSNSSLSIKTKDIAADDIRLSLKNDELCYSMEWNMSNVILAISGAGNKSNSKKSCLKMKVGDSCKNYNITVTAKRCNIIKEYHLGPVIEKNSLTYPGTWPPKIEWANRPENCSNVMLDYSCRDTSKEGLSLEQLIPQRNYNCTANIRYRGDTFIVSDIAVDINCDINIYLHDKTENTSVQLTWNSTSSQCPLLRHNLTFKSCNKREGKCQENQHDFTGLTPFKYYTFSVTALYNGTALRPTVEKTIQTLPGKPTKPVEIRIDETSHNSFKFSCEFKGEMLGPEKIFEAKLERIGYDAGTFEKVNKDFSYANLHYLSSYRVTVRMWNGRFYSDDASKQFDTKYNDKALIGFLAFFIVLVSLALLFVLYKIYVLQKRNSYNNDERLELIGKDEDQSLLNVEPITAELLLDTYKKKIADEGRLFLAEFQSIPRVFSKFHIKEARKPCNQIKNRYVDILPYDHNRVQMSSSADGSDYINASFIDGYKEAKKYIAAQGPKNETVVDFWRMVWEQQSSIIVMVTRCEEGNRNKCAQYWPSLDRETEIFEEFIVKINGEDHFPDYIIRRLCVTNKREKSTEREVTHIQFTSWPDHGVPGEAHLLLKLRRRVNSFKNLFSGPIIVHCSAGVGRTGTYIGIDAMMEGLEAEGRMDIYGYVAQLRRQRCLMVQVEAQYILIHQALLEQTQFGDTEIPLSEMHCTLKTLKQRDSDSEPTLLETEFQRLPKYKNWRTQNTGINEDNKKKNRYSAVVPYDYNRVTIKCEEENSHESEQDEDEDYSTDEDDEDSTRYINASYIDGYWAPRCIIATQGPLPDTKADFWLMIFQKKVKTVFMLTECMEGGKEFCSPYWSDEKKVFGDIEVEVKDCNTCPAYQIRCVELRHLKKKENRKVYQYQFQQWTEKNLPENPQDLIDMMKTVKSRTEFDKIRPERNMPIVVHCNDGSTRTGLFCALWNILDSAGTEKLVDIFQVVKTLRKERQGVITSLDHYQFLYDMTESAFPAQNGEVKQTPAKGADSVDMVDETKEVIEPKSSTTEAGQQGDAEEEAPGQTESDSKVETEKPTEDGTKEPSANKEKAVEDGAKEPSAIQEKEMEEGVANGPTVSAEN; translated from the exons CCAACGCAGAAACAAACGCCACACCCGCAACCACCCACCCAACCAAACAACCAACTGATACTCCTCCTG CCATCTCCACGACTACATCCTCGCATGCATCCACTCTCACATCCTTACCTGGTGATGTCAGCAGTGTCCCTTCTCAAG CCATCTCCACGACTACATCCTCGCATGCATCCACTCTCACATCCTTACCTGGTGATGTCAGCAGTGTCCCTTCTCAAG CCATCTCCACGACTACATCCTCGCATGCATCCACTCTCACATCCTTACCTGGTGATGTCAGCAGTGTCCCTTCTCAAG CCATCTCCACGACTACATCCTCGCATGCATCCACTCTCGCATCCTTACCTGGTGATGCCAGCAGTGTCCCTTCTCAAG CCATGGTCACAACAAACCCACTTACATCCACGTCTCAATCTTCACCTACCATTGTCAAAGATGCAG CCATCTCCACGACTACATCCTCGCATGCATCCACTCTCGCATCCTTACCTGGTGATGCCAGCAGTGTCCCTTCTCAAG CCATCTCCAAAACTTCATCCTCACCTGCATCcactctcccatcctcacctgTCACTAATGTGATTTCTAAAG CCATCTCTACAACTCCATCCTCACCTACATCCACTCTCCCATCCTCAACTGGCAATGTCAGTAGTGTCTCTTCTCAAG CAAGCTCCACAACATCACCTGCACACACTCTCACATCCTCATCTGCCGGTGGAAATGCTACTGAAG GACGGAAAACCTCTGTTAAACCTTCAAGCCCTTCAAGCACAAGCACCTCTGACTTTGCACGCAGCACTTCCACACCTGCACTCACTGCAGACAGCAGCACCCTTGTGGTCACTTCTCAGACTATAG GCTCTACAGACCGTCCCTGTG GAAACTTCTCAGTTAGTGAGACGCAATATGGCATCGCAGTTAAGGTAAACAATGATCAGTCAGGTACTGTAACATTTGAAGACGAGGATGGTGACAAGCACAGCACAGAATTACAAAACAAGGAGATTTCACTGATGCCCTGTACAAAGTACAGTAACATAAGCGTAACTCAAGGATCCTGCACCTTAAAATCAAATTCATCATTATCCATCAAAACCAAAGACATCG CTGCAGATGACATCAGGTTAAGTTTGAAAAATGATGAGTTATGTTACTCAATGGAATGGAATATGAGTAATGTAATTCTTGCAATTTCTGGTGCTGGAAACAAATCAAATTCTAAGAAAAGTTGTCTTAAAATGAAGGTGGGAGATTCTTGCAAAAATTATAACATCACTGTCACAGCAAAAAGATGTAACATCATCAAGGAATATCATCTAGGACCAG TTATAGAAAAGAACTCACTGACCTATCCTGGAACCTGGCCACCAAAAATAGAATGGGCAAATCGACCCGAGAACTGCAGTAACGTCATGCTTGATTACAGCTGCAGAGATACAAGCAAAG agGGTCTCAGCCTTGAGCAACTGATACCACAGCGCAATTACAACTGCACTGCGAACATACGTTACAGAGGTGACACCTTCATTGTTAGTGATATAGCAGTTGACATCAACTGTG ATATAAACATTTACCTGCACGATAAGACAGAAAATACTTCTGTTCAGCTCACGTGGAACAGTACAAGCAGTCAGTGTCCTCTGCTCCGGCATAATCTCACTTTTAAAAGTTGCAACAAAAGAGAAG GCAAGTGCCAGGAAAACCAGCATGATTTCACAGGGCTAACACCATTCAAATATTATACATTCTCTGTGACAGCCTTGTACAATGGAACAGCTCTAAGACCAACTGTGGAAAAAACTATCCAGACCCTTCCTGGCA AACCGACAAAGCCAGTGGAAATTCGCATTGATGAAACAAGTCATAATTCCTTCAAATTTTCTTGTGAATTTAAAGGAGAAATGCTCGGCCCTGAAAAGATATTTGAAGCAAAATTAGAAAGGATTGGTTATGATGCAGGAACATTTGAAAAAGTCAATAAGGATTTTTCCTATGCAAATCTTCATTATTTATCATCATACAGAGTGACG GTTAGAATGTGGAATGGCCGTTTTTACAGTGATGATGCATCCAAGCAATTTGATACCAAGT ATAACGATAAAGCCTTAATTGGATTCCTGGCGTTCTTTATTGTTCTTGTGTCGCTGGCCCTCCTGTTTGTCTTGTATAAGATTTATGTTCTTCAGAAGAGGAACTCATA CAATAACGATGAGCGGCTGGAACTCATTGGCAAGG ATGAAGATCAGAGCCTGTTGAATGTGGAGCCCATCACAGCAGAGCTCCTCTTAGATACCTACAAGAAGAAGATAGCTGACGAGGGCCGTCTTTTCCTGGCTGAATTTCAG AGCATTCCCAGGGTTTTCAGCAAATTTCACATCAAGGAAGCCAGGAAGCCCTGCAATCAGATCAAAAATCGCTATGTTGATATCCTGCCAT ATGATCACAATCGTGTCCAGATGTCTTCAAGTGCTGATGGGTCGGATTACATCAATGCCAGCTTCATAGAT GGCTACAAGGAAGCAAAGAAGTACATCGCTGCACAAG GGCCTAAGAATGAGACTGTGGTTGATTTCTGGAGAATGGTGTGGGAGCAACAGTCATCTATAATCGTCATGGTGACCCGCTGTGAAGAGGGAAACAGG AACAAATGTGCTCAGTACTGGCCATCCCTGGATAGAGAAACGGAGATTTTTGAAGAGTTCATTGTGAAAATCAACGGAGAAGACCACTTTCCAGATTACATCATTCGACGCCTTTGTGTCACCAAT aaGAGGGAAAAATCCACAGAGAGGGAAGTGACCCACATCCAGTTCACCAGCTGGCCGGATCATGGGGTTCCTGGGGAAGCTCACCTTCTCCTCAAGCTGCGTCGACGTGTCAATTCTTTCAAAAACCTCTTCAGTGGACCCATCATTGTCCATTGCAG TGCTGGAGTAGGACGCACAGGGACCTATATTGGCATAGATGCCATGATGGAGGGACTGGAAGCAGAAGGAAGAATGGATATTTATGGATACGTGGCCCAGCTTCGACGTCAGCGGTGCCTCATGGTGCAAGTGGAG GCCCAGTACATCTTGATCCACCAGGCTCTCCTTGAACAAACTCAGTTTGGTGACACTGAGATCCCTCTCTCTGAAATGCACTGTACACTGAAGACCTTGAAGCAAAGGGATTCGGATTCTGAACCCACCCTTTTGGAAACCGAATTCCAG AGGCTGCCAAAGTACAAAAACTGGCGGACACAAAACACGGGAATAAACGAGGACAACAAGAAGAAGAATCGTTATTCCGCTGTTGTTCCAT ATGATTACAACCGAGTCACTATAAAATGTGAGGAAGAGAACAGCCATGAAAGTGAACAAGATGAGGATGAGGATTATTCAActgatgaagatgatgaggaTTCTACCAGATACATCAATGCCTCCTACATAGAT GGATATTGGGCCCCAAGGTGTATCATTGCTACTCAGGGTCCTCTTCCAGACACCAAGGCAGACTTCTGGCTCATGATATTCCAGAAGAAAGTCAAAACAGTTTTCATGCTTACAGAGTGCATGGAGGGGGGCAAG GAGTTCTGTTCACCATACTGGAGTGATGAAAAGAAGGTGTTTGGAGATATTGAGGTAGAAGTGAAGGACTGTAATACCTGCCCGGCATACCAAATTCGCTGCGTGGAATTGCGTCACTTAAAG AAGAAGGAGAATCGCAAGGTGTACCAGTACCAGTTCCAGCAGTGGACGGAGAAGAATCTTCCGGAAAATCCACAGGACCTGATAGACATGATGAAGACGGTCAAGAGCAGGACAGAGTTCGACAAAATCAGACCTGAGAGGAACATGCCTATTGTGGTCCACTGCAA CGATGGATCAACACGGACTGGGCTTTTCTGCGCCCTCTGGAACATCCTAGACAGCGCTGGGACCGAGAAGCTGGTTGACATATTCCAGGTGGTGAAAACACTGCGGAAGGAGAGGCAGGGAGTGATAACGAGCTTG
- the LOC125709372 gene encoding receptor-type tyrosine-protein phosphatase C-like isoform X8 has product MAGLPGFLILLAVIHLGNTNAETNATPATTHPTKQPTDTPPAISTTTSSHASTLTSLPGDVSSVPSQAISTTTSSHASTLTSLPGDVSSVPSQAISTTTSSHASTLTSLPGDVSSVPSQAISTTTSSHASTLASLPGDASSVPSQAISTTTSSHASTLASLPGDASSVPSQAISTTPSSPTSTLPSSTGNVSSVSSQASSTTSPAHTLTSSSAGGNATEGRKTSVKPSSPSSTSTSDFARSTSTPALTADSSTLVVTSQTIGSTDRPCGNFSVSETQYGIAVKVNNDQSGTVTFEDEDGDKHSTELQNKEISLMPCTKYSNISVTQGSCTLKSNSSLSIKTKDIAADDIRLSLKNDELCYSMEWNMSNVILAISGAGNKSNSKKSCLKMKVGDSCKNYNITVTAKRCNIIKEYHLGPVIEKNSLTYPGTWPPKIEWANRPENCSNVMLDYSCRDTSKEGLSLEQLIPQRNYNCTANIRYRGDTFIVSDIAVDINCDINIYLHDKTENTSVQLTWNSTSSQCPLLRHNLTFKSCNKREGKCQENQHDFTGLTPFKYYTFSVTALYNGTALRPTVEKTIQTLPGKPTKPVEIRIDETSHNSFKFSCEFKGEMLGPEKIFEAKLERIGYDAGTFEKVNKDFSYANLHYLSSYRVTVRMWNGRFYSDDASKQFDTKYNDKALIGFLAFFIVLVSLALLFVLYKIYVLQKRNSYNNDERLELIGKDEDQSLLNVEPITAELLLDTYKKKIADEGRLFLAEFQSIPRVFSKFHIKEARKPCNQIKNRYVDILPYDHNRVQMSSSADGSDYINASFIDGYKEAKKYIAAQGPKNETVVDFWRMVWEQQSSIIVMVTRCEEGNRNKCAQYWPSLDRETEIFEEFIVKINGEDHFPDYIIRRLCVTNKREKSTEREVTHIQFTSWPDHGVPGEAHLLLKLRRRVNSFKNLFSGPIIVHCSAGVGRTGTYIGIDAMMEGLEAEGRMDIYGYVAQLRRQRCLMVQVEAQYILIHQALLEQTQFGDTEIPLSEMHCTLKTLKQRDSDSEPTLLETEFQRLPKYKNWRTQNTGINEDNKKKNRYSAVVPYDYNRVTIKCEEENSHESEQDEDEDYSTDEDDEDSTRYINASYIDGYWAPRCIIATQGPLPDTKADFWLMIFQKKVKTVFMLTECMEGGKEFCSPYWSDEKKVFGDIEVEVKDCNTCPAYQIRCVELRHLKKKENRKVYQYQFQQWTEKNLPENPQDLIDMMKTVKSRTEFDKIRPERNMPIVVHCNDGSTRTGLFCALWNILDSAGTEKLVDIFQVVKTLRKERQGVITSLDHYQFLYDMTESAFPAQNGEVKQTPAKGADSVDMVDETKEVIEPKSSTTEAGQQGDAEEEAPGQTESDSKVETEKPTEDGTKEPSANKEKAVEDGAKEPSAIQEKEMEEGVANGPTVSAEN; this is encoded by the exons CCAACGCAGAAACAAACGCCACACCCGCAACCACCCACCCAACCAAACAACCAACTGATACTCCTCCTG CCATCTCCACGACTACATCCTCGCATGCATCCACTCTCACATCCTTACCTGGTGATGTCAGCAGTGTCCCTTCTCAAG CCATCTCCACGACTACATCCTCGCATGCATCCACTCTCACATCCTTACCTGGTGATGTCAGCAGTGTCCCTTCTCAAG CCATCTCCACGACTACATCCTCGCATGCATCCACTCTCACATCCTTACCTGGTGATGTCAGCAGTGTCCCTTCTCAAG CCATCTCCACGACTACATCCTCGCATGCATCCACTCTCGCATCCTTACCTGGTGATGCCAGCAGTGTCCCTTCTCAAG CCATCTCCACGACTACATCCTCGCATGCATCCACTCTCGCATCCTTACCTGGTGATGCCAGCAGTGTCCCTTCTCAAG CCATCTCTACAACTCCATCCTCACCTACATCCACTCTCCCATCCTCAACTGGCAATGTCAGTAGTGTCTCTTCTCAAG CAAGCTCCACAACATCACCTGCACACACTCTCACATCCTCATCTGCCGGTGGAAATGCTACTGAAG GACGGAAAACCTCTGTTAAACCTTCAAGCCCTTCAAGCACAAGCACCTCTGACTTTGCACGCAGCACTTCCACACCTGCACTCACTGCAGACAGCAGCACCCTTGTGGTCACTTCTCAGACTATAG GCTCTACAGACCGTCCCTGTG GAAACTTCTCAGTTAGTGAGACGCAATATGGCATCGCAGTTAAGGTAAACAATGATCAGTCAGGTACTGTAACATTTGAAGACGAGGATGGTGACAAGCACAGCACAGAATTACAAAACAAGGAGATTTCACTGATGCCCTGTACAAAGTACAGTAACATAAGCGTAACTCAAGGATCCTGCACCTTAAAATCAAATTCATCATTATCCATCAAAACCAAAGACATCG CTGCAGATGACATCAGGTTAAGTTTGAAAAATGATGAGTTATGTTACTCAATGGAATGGAATATGAGTAATGTAATTCTTGCAATTTCTGGTGCTGGAAACAAATCAAATTCTAAGAAAAGTTGTCTTAAAATGAAGGTGGGAGATTCTTGCAAAAATTATAACATCACTGTCACAGCAAAAAGATGTAACATCATCAAGGAATATCATCTAGGACCAG TTATAGAAAAGAACTCACTGACCTATCCTGGAACCTGGCCACCAAAAATAGAATGGGCAAATCGACCCGAGAACTGCAGTAACGTCATGCTTGATTACAGCTGCAGAGATACAAGCAAAG agGGTCTCAGCCTTGAGCAACTGATACCACAGCGCAATTACAACTGCACTGCGAACATACGTTACAGAGGTGACACCTTCATTGTTAGTGATATAGCAGTTGACATCAACTGTG ATATAAACATTTACCTGCACGATAAGACAGAAAATACTTCTGTTCAGCTCACGTGGAACAGTACAAGCAGTCAGTGTCCTCTGCTCCGGCATAATCTCACTTTTAAAAGTTGCAACAAAAGAGAAG GCAAGTGCCAGGAAAACCAGCATGATTTCACAGGGCTAACACCATTCAAATATTATACATTCTCTGTGACAGCCTTGTACAATGGAACAGCTCTAAGACCAACTGTGGAAAAAACTATCCAGACCCTTCCTGGCA AACCGACAAAGCCAGTGGAAATTCGCATTGATGAAACAAGTCATAATTCCTTCAAATTTTCTTGTGAATTTAAAGGAGAAATGCTCGGCCCTGAAAAGATATTTGAAGCAAAATTAGAAAGGATTGGTTATGATGCAGGAACATTTGAAAAAGTCAATAAGGATTTTTCCTATGCAAATCTTCATTATTTATCATCATACAGAGTGACG GTTAGAATGTGGAATGGCCGTTTTTACAGTGATGATGCATCCAAGCAATTTGATACCAAGT ATAACGATAAAGCCTTAATTGGATTCCTGGCGTTCTTTATTGTTCTTGTGTCGCTGGCCCTCCTGTTTGTCTTGTATAAGATTTATGTTCTTCAGAAGAGGAACTCATA CAATAACGATGAGCGGCTGGAACTCATTGGCAAGG ATGAAGATCAGAGCCTGTTGAATGTGGAGCCCATCACAGCAGAGCTCCTCTTAGATACCTACAAGAAGAAGATAGCTGACGAGGGCCGTCTTTTCCTGGCTGAATTTCAG AGCATTCCCAGGGTTTTCAGCAAATTTCACATCAAGGAAGCCAGGAAGCCCTGCAATCAGATCAAAAATCGCTATGTTGATATCCTGCCAT ATGATCACAATCGTGTCCAGATGTCTTCAAGTGCTGATGGGTCGGATTACATCAATGCCAGCTTCATAGAT GGCTACAAGGAAGCAAAGAAGTACATCGCTGCACAAG GGCCTAAGAATGAGACTGTGGTTGATTTCTGGAGAATGGTGTGGGAGCAACAGTCATCTATAATCGTCATGGTGACCCGCTGTGAAGAGGGAAACAGG AACAAATGTGCTCAGTACTGGCCATCCCTGGATAGAGAAACGGAGATTTTTGAAGAGTTCATTGTGAAAATCAACGGAGAAGACCACTTTCCAGATTACATCATTCGACGCCTTTGTGTCACCAAT aaGAGGGAAAAATCCACAGAGAGGGAAGTGACCCACATCCAGTTCACCAGCTGGCCGGATCATGGGGTTCCTGGGGAAGCTCACCTTCTCCTCAAGCTGCGTCGACGTGTCAATTCTTTCAAAAACCTCTTCAGTGGACCCATCATTGTCCATTGCAG TGCTGGAGTAGGACGCACAGGGACCTATATTGGCATAGATGCCATGATGGAGGGACTGGAAGCAGAAGGAAGAATGGATATTTATGGATACGTGGCCCAGCTTCGACGTCAGCGGTGCCTCATGGTGCAAGTGGAG GCCCAGTACATCTTGATCCACCAGGCTCTCCTTGAACAAACTCAGTTTGGTGACACTGAGATCCCTCTCTCTGAAATGCACTGTACACTGAAGACCTTGAAGCAAAGGGATTCGGATTCTGAACCCACCCTTTTGGAAACCGAATTCCAG AGGCTGCCAAAGTACAAAAACTGGCGGACACAAAACACGGGAATAAACGAGGACAACAAGAAGAAGAATCGTTATTCCGCTGTTGTTCCAT ATGATTACAACCGAGTCACTATAAAATGTGAGGAAGAGAACAGCCATGAAAGTGAACAAGATGAGGATGAGGATTATTCAActgatgaagatgatgaggaTTCTACCAGATACATCAATGCCTCCTACATAGAT GGATATTGGGCCCCAAGGTGTATCATTGCTACTCAGGGTCCTCTTCCAGACACCAAGGCAGACTTCTGGCTCATGATATTCCAGAAGAAAGTCAAAACAGTTTTCATGCTTACAGAGTGCATGGAGGGGGGCAAG GAGTTCTGTTCACCATACTGGAGTGATGAAAAGAAGGTGTTTGGAGATATTGAGGTAGAAGTGAAGGACTGTAATACCTGCCCGGCATACCAAATTCGCTGCGTGGAATTGCGTCACTTAAAG AAGAAGGAGAATCGCAAGGTGTACCAGTACCAGTTCCAGCAGTGGACGGAGAAGAATCTTCCGGAAAATCCACAGGACCTGATAGACATGATGAAGACGGTCAAGAGCAGGACAGAGTTCGACAAAATCAGACCTGAGAGGAACATGCCTATTGTGGTCCACTGCAA CGATGGATCAACACGGACTGGGCTTTTCTGCGCCCTCTGGAACATCCTAGACAGCGCTGGGACCGAGAAGCTGGTTGACATATTCCAGGTGGTGAAAACACTGCGGAAGGAGAGGCAGGGAGTGATAACGAGCTTG